CATCCAGAGCGGCGGGGTCTTCTGCGGGAAGCCGTCCAGCACGTTCAGAAACGGGGAGGGCTTGGCCCTAAGCTCGCTCATGCCCACACACCCTCATCAAACAAGAATCTCTTAGAAAAGAGAGTCGTTAGTGTCTTAACGGTTGATTAACTAGTCGCGCGGCGATCGACAACCGATCCACAAACGGACACGGCGGCGCACCCCGATTCACAGGGGCGGGAAAAGGCCAAAAACCGCCGGTTAATGAAGCGTTAACCATTTGGGCGCGGATGCGCGTCCCCATCTGCCCACAGCCCGGGATGAATCCGTGTCCACACGGGATGGATTGTGGATGCCCATGCCCATGATTCTTGTGCTGCGCTTGCATGGGGCCGGAGGGCATGCCTTCCTGCACACGCCGTCCACAGACCGGTGGAGAAACCGTGAGCAGCCCCCATCAGAACTACTTCCACCTGCATCTGGTTTCGGATTCGACCGGCGAAACCCTGATCAACGTGGGACGCGCAGCCTGCGCCCAATATGTTAACGTTTCACCAATCGAGCACGTCTATCCGCTGGTGCGCTCCACCAAGCAGCTCGACCGCGTGCTGGCCGAGATCGAGGCCAGCCCTGGCATCGTGCTCTACACGCTGGTGGACAAGGAGATCCGCGAGCGCCTCAAGGAGCGCTGCCGCGAACTGAGCGTGCCTTACATGTCGGTGCTGGCGCCGGTGGTGCAGCTTTTCCAGTCCTATCTGGGCGGCGAGCCGCAGCCACGCGTGGGTGGCCAGCACGCGCTGGACGCCACCTATTTCAAGCGCATCGACGCGCTGAACTATACGGTGAGCCATGACGACGGCCACCTGACGGACGATCTGGAAGAGGCGGACGTGGTGCTGCTGGGTGTCTCGCGCACCTCGAAGACCCCCACCTCCATCTATCTCGCCAACCGCGGCATCAAGACCGCGAACATCCCGCTCGTGCCCAACGTGCCGATCCCGCCGAACCTCTCGCGCCTGAAGAAGCCGCTCATCGTCGGGCTGATCGCTAGCCCCGAGCGGATCGTCGAGATCCGCCAGAACCGCCTGCTCGGTCTCAATGCGGATACGACCAACTCCTCTTATGTGGACCGCGATGCGGTGTCGGAGGAGATCGCCAATTCCCGCCGGCTCTTCGCCCGCAACGGCTGGCCGCTCATCGACGTGACGCGGCGCTCCATCGAGGAGACAGCCGCCGCCATCATCGGCCATCTCTCCGAGCGGCGCCGGCGGAGCATCGTCGAGACATGAGCCTGTGGCGCCTGCCTGAGCCGCTGCTGCTCGCCTCCCGCAGTTCCGCCCGCCTCGCGGTCCTGCGTGGCGCCGGCCTTCCCGTCGAGGCGCGGCCGGTTGCAATCGACGAACGGGCCATTGAGGCCGAAGCCCGTGGCACGGGCGCAGCGCCGGACGATGTGGCGCGGGTGCTGGCGCAGGCGAAGGCCCTCGCCGCCTCCGCTCTCGCGCCGGGTCGGGTGGTCCTGGGCGCCGACCAGACTTTGGCGCTCGGAGGCGACATCCTGCACAAGCCGCCGACGCTGGAGGCCGCCCGTGCTCAGGTCCGTCAGCTTGCCGGCCGCACCCATGTCCTGCACGCGGCCGTGGCCATCGTCCGCGATGAGGAAGTGCTGTTCGAGACCGTCGAGACCGCGCAGCTGACCATGCGCGACTTGTCGGACGAAGCGATAGAGAGCTATTTCGCCGCGGCGGGGCCGCAGGTGATCGAAAGCGTCGGCGCCTATCAGATCGAGGGCCCCGGCTTGCAGCTGTTCGAGCGCATCGACGGCGACCATTTCACCATTCTCGGCCTGCCCATCCTGCCGGTGCTGGCCTGTTTCCGTAGCGAGGGTTGGGTTCCGTGAAGCGCGTCGCCATTTTCGGTCATCCGGTCATCCATTCGCGCTCGCCCCTCGTTCACGGCTACTGGCTGAAGCAGCACGGCATCGCAGGGGATTATGTGCGCCACGACGTGGCGCCGGACGAAGCCGAAGCCTTCTTCGCGCGCTTTGCCGAACAGGGCTATGCCGGCGGCAATGTCACCATCCCGCACAAGGAAGTGGCCTTCAACGCGCTGGCGGAGGCCGATCCCGTGGCCCGCGCTTTGGGTGTCGCGAACACGCTGTGGCTGGAGGACGGCCGGCTCTTCGGCGCGAACACCGACGCGCCGGGCTTCCTCTCCAATCTCGACGTGACCGCGCCGGGGTGGGACGCCAATCCTCGTGTCGCTCTGGTTCTGGGGGCGGGCGGTGCATCGCGGGCAGTGCTGTATGGCTTCCTTCAGCGGGGCTTCGACAAGGTGCTGCTTGCCAACCGCACGCTTGCCCGCGCCGAGGCGCTTGCCGCTCATTTCGGACCACGCGTGGTGCCCATCGGCTGGGACGGCGTTTCGGCGTCGCTGAAGGAGGCGCAGGTGGTGGCCAACACCACGTCCCTCGGCATGAAGGGCCAGCCGCCGCTGGATCTCGATCTTTCCGTGCTGGCCGATGATGCAGTGGTGGCGGATGTGGTCTATGTGCCCTTGGAGACGCCGTTGCTGAAGGCGGCGAAGGCGCGGGGCCTGCGCACGGTGGATGGGCTCGGCATGCTGCTGCATCAGGCGGTTCCGGGGTTCGCCCGCTGGTTCGGCGTCACGCCGCAGGTGGATGCGGGCCTGCGCGATCTCATCGTCGCGGACCTTGCGGCCAAGGGACAGTTGGGGGCCTGAGCGCATGTGGATCATCGGCCTCACCGGCTCAATCGGCATGGGCAAGTCGGCCACCGCCGGCCTGTTCCGCGCCGCCGGCGTGCCGGTGCATGATGCCGATGCCAGCGTCCATGCCATGTATCGCGCCGAGGCCGTGGCTCCGGTGGAGGCGGCCTTTCCCGGCGTGACCCGCGACGGCGCCATCGATCGCAGGCTCTTGTCCGAGCGGGTGCTGAACGATGCCGAGGCCATGAAGCGGCTGGAGGCCATCGTCCATCCGCTGGTGCGGGCCCGCGAGCGCGCCTTTCTGGAAAAGGCCGAGGCGGCCGGCGCCCATTGGGTGGTGCTGGACATCCCCCTGCTATTCGAGACGAACCGGGCCGACGCCATGGATGTCGTCGTCGTGGTCACTGCGCCGAAAGAGGTGCAGGAACAGCGGGTGCTGGCGCGGGATGGCATGACGCGCGAGCGGTTCGAGGCCATCCTGAAGCGGCAGATGCCTGATTCGGAAAAGCGCCGCCGCGCCCACGTCATCATCGACACCGGCCGGGGCTTTCCGGCCGCGAAGCATCAGGTGGAAGGCCTCCTGCGCACCCTGGCGGGACAGGGGCACACACGCCGAGACAGGAAGACGGACTAGACCATGCGCGAGATCGTGCTCGACACGGAAACCACCGGCCTTGAAGCCAACAAGGGCGACCGGGTGGTGGAAATCGGCTGCGTGGAGATGGTCAACCGCATCCTCACCGGCAACACCTTCCACGTCTACATCAATCCCGAGCGGGATATGCCGGCGGAAGCCTTTGCGGTCCATGGCCTTTCGAGTGAGTTCCTCTCGGACAAGCCGAAGTTCGCGGAGGTCGCCGACGCCTTCCTGGAATTCATCGCCGGGGACACGCTGGTCATCCACAATGCGGCCTTCGACATCGGCTTCCTGAATGCCGAACTGGCGCGTCTGAGCCGCGAGCCCATCGCCCGTGACCGGGTGGTGGACACGGTGGCGCTCGCCCGCCGCAAGCATCCGGGTGCTTCCGCCAAGCTCGACGATCTGATGAAGCGCTATGGCATCGACGCCTCGCGCCGTGTGAAGCACGGGGCGCTGCTCGATTCCGAACTGCTGGCCGAGGTCTATAGCGAACTCTTGGGCGGCCGGCAGGCCATGCTCGTCGGGCTTGCGGATGAGACCTCCGAGGCGCCGCGCCTCGTGGTGGAGGTGGCGGTGGCCGCTCGGGCGCGGCCGGTGCCCCTGCCCTCCCGCCTCAGCGCGGAAGAGATCGCCGCACATCGCGAATTCATCGGCGGCATGGGCGAGAAAGGCATCTGGAACCAGTATCTGGTGGACGAGATCCGCGAGACGGGCACCTGATCGCCTCAC
The Azorhizobium caulinodans ORS 571 genome window above contains:
- a CDS encoding Maf family protein — encoded protein: MSLWRLPEPLLLASRSSARLAVLRGAGLPVEARPVAIDERAIEAEARGTGAAPDDVARVLAQAKALAASALAPGRVVLGADQTLALGGDILHKPPTLEAARAQVRQLAGRTHVLHAAVAIVRDEEVLFETVETAQLTMRDLSDEAIESYFAAAGPQVIESVGAYQIEGPGLQLFERIDGDHFTILGLPILPVLACFRSEGWVP
- a CDS encoding shikimate dehydrogenase yields the protein MKRVAIFGHPVIHSRSPLVHGYWLKQHGIAGDYVRHDVAPDEAEAFFARFAEQGYAGGNVTIPHKEVAFNALAEADPVARALGVANTLWLEDGRLFGANTDAPGFLSNLDVTAPGWDANPRVALVLGAGGASRAVLYGFLQRGFDKVLLANRTLARAEALAAHFGPRVVPIGWDGVSASLKEAQVVANTTSLGMKGQPPLDLDLSVLADDAVVADVVYVPLETPLLKAAKARGLRTVDGLGMLLHQAVPGFARWFGVTPQVDAGLRDLIVADLAAKGQLGA
- the dnaQ gene encoding DNA polymerase III subunit epsilon; its protein translation is MREIVLDTETTGLEANKGDRVVEIGCVEMVNRILTGNTFHVYINPERDMPAEAFAVHGLSSEFLSDKPKFAEVADAFLEFIAGDTLVIHNAAFDIGFLNAELARLSREPIARDRVVDTVALARRKHPGASAKLDDLMKRYGIDASRRVKHGALLDSELLAEVYSELLGGRQAMLVGLADETSEAPRLVVEVAVAARARPVPLPSRLSAEEIAAHREFIGGMGEKGIWNQYLVDEIRETGT
- a CDS encoding pyruvate, water dikinase regulatory protein translates to MPSCTRRPQTGGETVSSPHQNYFHLHLVSDSTGETLINVGRAACAQYVNVSPIEHVYPLVRSTKQLDRVLAEIEASPGIVLYTLVDKEIRERLKERCRELSVPYMSVLAPVVQLFQSYLGGEPQPRVGGQHALDATYFKRIDALNYTVSHDDGHLTDDLEEADVVLLGVSRTSKTPTSIYLANRGIKTANIPLVPNVPIPPNLSRLKKPLIVGLIASPERIVEIRQNRLLGLNADTTNSSYVDRDAVSEEIANSRRLFARNGWPLIDVTRRSIEETAAAIIGHLSERRRRSIVET
- the coaE gene encoding dephospho-CoA kinase (Dephospho-CoA kinase (CoaE) performs the final step in coenzyme A biosynthesis.), coding for MWIIGLTGSIGMGKSATAGLFRAAGVPVHDADASVHAMYRAEAVAPVEAAFPGVTRDGAIDRRLLSERVLNDAEAMKRLEAIVHPLVRARERAFLEKAEAAGAHWVVLDIPLLFETNRADAMDVVVVVTAPKEVQEQRVLARDGMTRERFEAILKRQMPDSEKRRRAHVIIDTGRGFPAAKHQVEGLLRTLAGQGHTRRDRKTD